One region of Dysidea avara chromosome 1, odDysAvar1.4, whole genome shotgun sequence genomic DNA includes:
- the LOC136251170 gene encoding protein c-ets-1-B-like translates to MLQQNHPNHYTMTNRPTFVWPPSGKVAGTGFNFMIPNSSVLQEPPRSVHQENSSTRKRCTSTPVIEKSLKVTSTVPEPSPPKKTRPDFLLTSSSSHLSHVSTMSSATLSTIPAASITRHSNIPIVSQEMDSSQKLITDDGSSSESKMKCNVDSESEDDMVTFPQERAPIEGSNNLPPFPNGRGVVQLWQFLLDMLLTPDKSFIIQWTGNEYEFTILQPDDIAAMWGKCKGKPRMNFEKLSRGLRYYYSKGIMDKVPGKKLTFKFTCNVEDYVRTRSRNPNAVQTLRAIIRNNITESHFI, encoded by the exons ATGTTACAACAGAATCATCCCAATCATTATACAATGACTAACCGCCCAACATTTGTGTGGCCACCAAGTGGCAAAGTTGCTGGAACTGGATTCAATTTTATGATACCTAATAGCTCAGTGTTGCAAGAACCTCCACGCAGTGTTCATCAAGAAAATTCTTCAACCAGAAAAAGATGTACCTCTACTCCAGTCATTGAAAAGAGTTTAAAGGTAACATCCACAGTTCCTGAACCATCCCCACCAAAGAAGACAAGACCAGATTTTCTCTTGACTAGTTCAAGCAGTCATTTATCCCACGTATCTACGATGAGCAGTGCTACATTGAGTACTATACCAGCTGCTAGTATTACAAGGCACAGCAACATTCCCATTGTCAGCCAAGAAATGGACTCTAGTCAAAAGCTGATCACAGATGATGGATCAAGTAGTGAGTCAAAGATGAAATGTAATGTTGACAGTGAGTCAGAAGATGACATGGTGACTTTCCCACAAGAACGAGCTCCCATTGAAGGCTCCAACAATCTACCACCTT TTCCTAATGGAAGAGGTGTTGTACAACTGTGGCAGTTTCTGTTAGACATGCTACTGACACCTGACAAGAGCTTCATTATTCAGTGGACGGGAAATGAGTACGAGTTCACCATACTACAACCAGATGACATTGCTGCAATGTGGGGAAAATGCAAGGGAAAGCCTAGGATGAACTTTGAGAAACTAAGCCGTGGCCTACGCTACTACTACAGCAAAGGAATAATGGACAAAGTACCGGGAAAGAAGCTTACTTTTAAATTTACTTGTAATGTTGAAGACTATGTCAGAACACGGAGCAGAAATCCTAATGCAGTTCAAACACTACGAGCAATTATAAGGAACAACATAACTGAATCACATTTCATCTAG
- the LOC136236942 gene encoding uncharacterized protein, whose translation MDLVERYINDKPGNEKEVKISNGWWDKFMKRNPSLCLRSGDSTAGVRMNAVNSENLNEYFDLLQGVFEKNGFADHPEAIYNMDETGMLLEPRPPKVVSQKGQKKVRYQTSGQKQQITVIGCGSAVGQVIPPFIIFATKQLNYLWMKNEVPGSCFAVSDNGWVDHELFSFFLTKHFMTHAVSHRPLLLLLDGHSTHFEPRSLEFAAKHKVIIFCLPPHTTHVCQPLYCSLFKPLKEQWRQECHRFYQRNPGLVISKFNSCAVFRGAWLNAILPTNVIAGFRKSGVYPFNRDVVLNSADNLSNVSEATTGNKRSPDQSGSRPSDKQVDGTVVRCDRPTFTLEQEKKYRRRYEEGFDLPDEQYEAWLKINHPDHTRAEDNDSGKSTDHLGDTSSDKQPINNPSSSLECDRPTFSIVQEWKYDQRHKEGFDSPDEQYEAWLRINHPEHTRAGDKSGVLPTVMSDSSSTMELNSLYFTIQEELDFEQWYNDGYSLVNERYEAWVKINHPEHFRPEDDGDDESTDQLGNDVPSDALSSMDLDTTFTIDQEQKYARRYEEGFDLPDPQYEASTILNTPDQRMMEMANQLTSWEMIYQVMLYLLWTMTPPLQLTKNESMPVGMRKGLTYQIHSMKLQPS comes from the exons ATGGATTTAGTGGAGAGGTATATTAATGATAAGCCTGGAAATGAGAAGGAAGTGAAGATCAGCAATGGGTGGTGGGACAAGTTTATGAAGAGAAACCCTTCTTTGTGCCTCAGGAGTGGAGACTCAACTGCTGGAGTTAGAATGAATGCGGTGAACAGTGAGAATTTAAATGAATACTTCGATCTACTCCAGGGAGTATTTGAAAAGAATGGGTTTGCTGACCACCCAGAAGCTATATACAATATGGATGAGACGGGAATGCTATTAGAGCCACGTCCACCTAAAGTAGTTTCCCAGAAAGGGCAAAAGAAGGTTAGGTACCAAACGTCAGGGCAGAAGCAGCAAATAACTGTAATTGGTTGTGGCAGTGCAGTTGGGCAGGTTATTCCTCCATTCATTATATTTGCTACTAAACAGCTCAATTATTTGTGGATGAAGAATGAGGTACCAGGCTCATGTTTTGCAGTAAGTGATAATGGATGGGTGGACCATGAGCTCTTCAGTTTTTTCCTTACTAAACACTTTATGACCCATGCAGTTTCTCACCGTCCTCTACTGCTGTTGCTAGATGGCCACAGCACACATTTTGAGCCGAGATCGCTGGAATTTGCTGCAAAGCACAAGGTCATAATTTTTTGCCTACCACCTCACACCACGCATGTATGCCAGCCTTTGTACTGCAGTCTTTTCAAGCCCTTAAAGGAGCAATGGCGACAAGAATGTCACAGATTTTATCAGAGAAATCCTGGATTGGTGATATCTAAGTTTAACTCCTGTGCAGTATTTCGGGGAGCATGGCTAAATGCTATTTTGCCGACAAATGTGATTGCTGGCTTCAGAAAGTCTGGGGTATACCCTTTTAACAGGGATGTAGTCTTAAACTCAGCAGATAATCTGTCGAATGTCAGTGAAGCAACAACTG GGAACAAAAGATCTCCTGATCAGTCTGGCAGTAGACCAAGTGACAAGCAAGTTGATGGAACTGTTGTGAGATGTGACCGGCCCACCTTCACACTTGAGCAAGAAAAGAAATATCGCCGCAGATACGAGGAAGGTTTTGACTTACCAGATGAGCAATACGAAGCATGGCTTAAGATCAATCATCCTGATCACACCAGAGCAG AGGACAATGATAGTGGCAAATCAACTGATCACTTGGGAGATACATCAAGTGACAAGCAGCCAATTAACAATCCTTCATCCTCTTTGGAATGTGACAGGCCTACATTCTCGATAGTGCAAGAATGGAAGTATGATCAGAGACACAAGGAAGGGTTTGACTCACCAGATGAACAATATGAAGCTTGGCTGAGGATAAACCATCCTGAGCACACCAGAGCAG GAGACAAGAGCGGGGTTCTTCCAACTGTAATGAGTGATAGTTCATCCACCATGGAACTAAACAGCCTCTACTTCACAATTCAGGAAGAGCTTGATTTTGAGCAGTGGTACAATGATGGTTATAGCCTTGTAAATGAGCGCTATGAAGCTTGGGTTAAGATCAACCATCCTGAGCACTTCAGACCAG AGGATGATGGAGATGACGAATCGACTGACCAGTTGGGGAATGATGTACCGAGTGATGCTTTATCTTCTATGGACCTTGACACCACCTTTACAATTGACCAAGAGCAAAAGTATGCCCGTAGGTATGAGGAAGGGTTTGACCTACCAGATCCACAGTATGAAGCTTCAACCATCTTGAACACTCCAGACCAG AGGATGATGGAGATGGCGAATCAACTGACCAGTTGGGAAATGATTTACCAAGTGATGCTTTATCTTCTATGGACCATGACACCACCTTTACAATTGACCAAGAACGAAAGTATGCCCGTAGGTATGAGGAAGGGTTTGACCTACCAGATCCACAGTATGAAGCTTCAACCATCTTGA